The Blochmannia endosymbiont of Colobopsis nipponica genome has a segment encoding these proteins:
- the rplI gene encoding 50S ribosomal protein L9, whose product MKQLRVILLEKVDNLGEVGFLFYVKAGYARNFLFPTGKAIIATKKNISRFKNKQSELESKFLQLQMMARVRSEKINALGSIVILSKVGAEGKLFGSVGARDIAIAITNAGVKVSKNEVRVSNKGLRVVGNHTVKIKLYSGIYSSVVVTISSEI is encoded by the coding sequence ATGAAACAATTACGTGTTATTTTGTTAGAAAAAGTTGATAATCTCGGTGAGGTGGGTTTTTTGTTTTATGTTAAAGCTGGATATGCTCGTAATTTTTTATTTCCCACTGGAAAAGCCATTATTGCTACAAAGAAAAATATTTCACGTTTTAAAAATAAGCAGAGTGAATTAGAAAGTAAATTTTTGCAATTACAGATGATGGCTAGAGTGCGTTCAGAAAAAATTAATGCTCTTGGGTCGATTGTCATTTTATCCAAGGTAGGCGCAGAAGGTAAATTATTTGGTTCTGTAGGTGCTCGTGATATAGCTATTGCTATAACTAATGCTGGAGTCAAAGTATCTAAAAATGAGGTTAGGGTCTCTAATAAAGGTTTGCGTGTTGTTGGGAATCATACAGTTAAAATTAAATTATATAGTGGAATTTATTCCAGCGTGGTTGTAACTATTTCTTCAGAAATTTAG
- the hflC gene encoding protease modulator HflC translates to MRNFFAFSLVVVFLVLYSSLFIVQEGQRGIMLRFGKVLRDADKNPLVYIPGLHMKIPFIETVKNLDARIQTMENQADRFVTMEKKDLIVDSYVKWRISDFSRYYLATGGGDISQAEVLIKRKFSDRLRSELGKLDVQGIVTDSRNRLMNDVRESLNYGTSGSSNNNEDSEVAAIDNVISSVSNYAELETFNSCSLRINPNSMAALGIEIVDVRIKQINLPTEVSDAIYQRMRAEREAVARRHRSQGQEVAEKLRASADYEVTRTLAEAERQSLIIRGEADSETAKLYANTFNEDPYFYSFIRSLDAYENSFNNNMNNIMLLSQNSDFFRFMHSSKNIVDNNQLKR, encoded by the coding sequence ATGCGTAATTTTTTTGCATTCAGTCTTGTTGTGGTTTTTTTGGTATTGTATTCTTCGTTATTTATAGTTCAGGAAGGGCAGCGAGGTATCATGTTGCGTTTTGGCAAAGTTTTACGCGATGCTGATAAAAATCCGTTGGTTTATATTCCTGGTTTGCATATGAAAATACCATTTATTGAAACGGTAAAGAATCTTGATGCACGTATCCAGACTATGGAAAATCAGGCAGATCGTTTTGTAACTATGGAAAAAAAAGATTTGATTGTTGATTCTTATGTTAAATGGCGTATTAGTGATTTTAGTCGTTATTATTTAGCGACTGGTGGAGGAGATATTTCTCAAGCAGAAGTTTTAATAAAGCGTAAATTTTCTGATCGTTTACGTTCTGAGCTTGGTAAGCTTGATGTTCAAGGTATTGTTACTGATTCGCGTAATCGATTAATGAATGATGTTCGTGAATCATTAAATTATGGTACTTCTGGTAGTAGTAATAACAATGAAGATTCGGAAGTTGCAGCTATTGATAATGTTATTTCTTCTGTTTCTAACTATGCAGAATTAGAAACATTTAATAGTTGTTCTTTAAGAATTAATCCTAATAGTATGGCTGCGTTAGGAATTGAGATTGTTGATGTACGAATAAAGCAAATTAATTTACCTACAGAAGTTTCTGATGCTATTTATCAGCGTATGCGTGCAGAGCGTGAAGCTGTTGCTCGTCGTCATCGTTCTCAAGGCCAAGAGGTTGCAGAAAAGTTGCGTGCATCCGCTGATTATGAAGTTACTCGTACTTTAGCAGAAGCTGAGCGTCAGTCTTTAATAATTCGTGGTGAAGCAGATTCAGAAACAGCGAAGTTGTATGCTAATACTTTCAATGAGGATCCTTATTTTTATTCGTTTATCCGTAGTTTGGATGCGTATGAGAATAGTTTTAATAATAATATGAATAATATAATGTTGCTTAGTCAGAATAGTGATTTTTTTCGTTTTATGCATTCCTCTAAAAATATCGTTGATAACAATCAATTGAAACGTTAG
- the rpsR gene encoding 30S ribosomal protein S18 encodes MVYYSRGRKFCRFNIDKYVEIDYKDISKLKNYVIESGKIVPSRITGSAAKFQRRLSRAIKRARYIAFLPYTDSHL; translated from the coding sequence ATGGTGTATTATTCTCGTGGTCGTAAATTTTGTAGATTTAACATAGATAAATATGTTGAAATTGATTATAAAGATATCTCGAAGTTGAAAAATTATGTTATAGAGAGTGGTAAAATTGTTCCTAGTAGGATTACGGGGTCTGCTGCAAAATTTCAGCGTCGTTTGTCACGTGCTATTAAAAGGGCGCGCTATATTGCCTTTTTACCTTATACAGATAGTCATCTTTAG
- the cysQ gene encoding 3'(2'),5'-bisphosphate nucleotidase CysQ — protein MIEKIIRLSRKAGKAIMRFYNNKRFFFVDKKQDSSPVTSADLISHKIIICGLRRLTPDVPIVSEEDCFSFKKDSDFFWLVDPLDGTKEFLKRNNEFTVNIALVKNGIPVVGVIYAPAINCLYTAYNGQAWKDNGYNKHLIHVKNIFPPTIVVSRFHLNENDLQQYLLKFKKYRLIRVGSSLKFCMIAEGKAQFYPSFSSIKLWDTAAGYAVAMAAGAKIIDWHGSSLAYTLCDSFLNPGFEVSLY, from the coding sequence ATGATTGAAAAAATTATTAGGCTTTCCCGTAAAGCTGGGAAAGCAATTATGAGGTTTTATAATAATAAAAGGTTTTTTTTTGTAGATAAGAAACAGGATAGTTCTCCTGTAACTAGTGCTGATTTGATTTCGCATAAGATCATTATTTGTGGATTGCGTCGTTTAACACCTGATGTTCCTATTGTTTCTGAAGAGGATTGTTTTTCTTTTAAGAAGGATTCCGATTTTTTTTGGTTGGTTGATCCATTAGATGGCACCAAGGAATTTTTAAAGCGAAATAATGAATTTACTGTTAATATTGCTTTAGTTAAAAATGGTATACCTGTAGTTGGTGTAATATATGCTCCAGCTATTAATTGTTTGTATACTGCGTATAATGGTCAAGCATGGAAAGATAATGGTTATAATAAACATTTAATTCATGTTAAGAATATTTTTCCGCCAACTATTGTTGTAAGTCGTTTTCATTTAAATGAAAACGACTTACAACAATATTTATTGAAATTTAAAAAATATAGACTTATTAGGGTTGGTTCGTCGTTGAAATTTTGTATGATAGCTGAGGGTAAGGCACAATTTTATCCGAGTTTTTCTTCTATCAAATTATGGGATACAGCTGCAGGTTATGCTGTAGCAATGGCTGCTGGTGCTAAGATTATTGATTGGCATGGTTCTTCCCTGGCATATACGTTATGTGATTCTTTTCTGAATCCTGGTTTTGAAGTATCATTGTATTAA
- a CDS encoding N-acetylmuramoyl-L-alanine amidase produces the protein MNGKVISSIALNCKFAFSPIFSLFSSFNLKGVTSDIIRFFYLNIIYILINLNGKSFWFYSIANICKDNLVFHFLVTNLIKGEYISFCRVISVVAKQILCFSQAMRKRISVMHLFDIKIKKDLFFSTILMAKKSVTATVLDKYDIQNNTPIIVVIDAGHGGQDPGAVSRNGLCEKNVTIAIARKLRNILIADKKFKPILTRNGDCFISVIDRSEFARKHGANVLISIHVDSAFNKEVKGFSVWILSSRRANREMDICLEQYKKNSIGFRGTSSLLTINRDVNPYFNQVILDLQFGYSQKVSYELGVCVLHHLRDFGKLHKLKPISSSFGVLRSPDIPSLLVETGFISNSSEEKLLSNNFYQKKIAIAIYKGLRAYFIAHPLYISSDRN, from the coding sequence ATGAATGGTAAAGTTATAAGTAGTATTGCTCTAAATTGTAAGTTTGCTTTTTCCCCTATTTTTAGTCTTTTTTCCTCATTTAATCTAAAAGGGGTAACATCAGATATCATACGTTTTTTTTATCTCAACATTATTTATATTTTGATTAATCTTAATGGTAAAAGTTTTTGGTTTTATTCTATAGCTAACATCTGTAAGGATAATTTAGTTTTTCATTTTTTAGTTACAAACTTAATAAAAGGTGAATATATAAGCTTTTGCCGTGTAATATCAGTCGTTGCAAAACAGATACTATGTTTTTCTCAAGCAATGAGAAAGCGTATTTCAGTTATGCATCTTTTTGATATAAAAATTAAAAAGGATCTTTTTTTTAGTACAATATTAATGGCAAAAAAATCAGTAACAGCAACTGTATTAGATAAATACGACATTCAAAATAATACACCAATTATAGTTGTTATTGATGCTGGTCATGGAGGTCAAGATCCAGGCGCTGTTAGTCGTAATGGGTTATGTGAAAAGAATGTTACAATTGCTATAGCTCGTAAGTTGAGAAATATACTTATTGCAGATAAAAAGTTTAAGCCAATTCTTACAAGAAATGGTGATTGTTTTATTTCTGTAATAGATCGATCTGAGTTTGCTCGTAAGCATGGTGCGAATGTTTTAATATCAATTCATGTCGATTCTGCTTTCAATAAAGAAGTTAAAGGTTTTTCTGTTTGGATATTATCCAGTAGACGTGCCAATAGGGAGATGGATATTTGTCTAGAACAATATAAAAAGAATTCTATTGGCTTTAGAGGTACTTCTAGTTTGTTGACTATTAACAGAGATGTTAATCCTTATTTTAATCAGGTTATTTTAGATTTGCAATTCGGTTATTCTCAGAAAGTAAGTTATGAATTGGGAGTTTGTGTACTGCATCATTTACGTGATTTTGGTAAATTACATAAATTAAAGCCTATTTCATCTAGTTTTGGTGTTTTGCGTTCTCCTGATATTCCATCTTTATTGGTTGAGACTGGTTTTATTAGTAATTCATCTGAAGAAAAATTACTTAGTAATAATTTTTATCAAAAAAAGATAGCTATAGCGATTTATAAAGGTTTGCGAGCTTACTTTATCGCTCATCCATTATATATATCTTCAGATCGTAATTAA
- the rpsF gene encoding 30S ribosomal protein S6, which produces MMRHYEIVLMINPDYSEHIDSMIEQYRNLILVDNGIIHRLEDWGRRTLAYPIKKLHKAYYILLNIEVSFKTLSKLENTFKFNDNIIRNMIIKVKKAITDSSPMMQVKDKDSHSI; this is translated from the coding sequence ATGATGCGTCATTACGAAATTGTTTTAATGATTAATCCTGATTATAGTGAGCATATTGATAGTATGATTGAACAATATAGGAATCTTATATTAGTTGATAATGGAATAATACATCGTTTGGAAGATTGGGGGCGTCGTACTTTAGCATATCCAATTAAAAAATTGCATAAGGCTTATTATATTTTATTAAATATAGAGGTTTCTTTTAAAACCTTGAGTAAATTGGAGAATACTTTCAAATTTAATGATAATATAATTCGTAATATGATTATAAAAGTGAAAAAAGCAATTACTGATTCATCCCCGATGATGCAGGTTAAGGATAAGGATTCACATAGTATTTAA
- a CDS encoding adenylosuccinate synthase, which translates to MRKSIVVLGAQWGDEGKGKIVDLLSRHAKYVVRYQGGDNAGHTLFFNQNKVVLHVIPSGILRRGVTGIIGNGVMLSPHSLITEIKELERIGIEVRNRLFISESCFLVLAYHVSMDVMREKLSNRHSIGTTGRGIGPAYEDKVARRALRIGDLKNLHIFSDKLKEVMDYYNFQLVHYYNSKKIDYQKVLDGILQISDILISMSIDVATFLNKARQEQLLIIFEGAQGVLLDVDHGTYPYVTSSNTVLAAATLGCGLNPYFTDYVLGVIKAYTTRVGLGPFPTELCDGIGDFLCVNGKEFGSTTGRRRRIGWLDVVALRYAVQANAFSSFCLTKLDVLDGLKEIKICIAYRMSDGSVLHKMPSAFKSWEVIEPVYETLSGWHDSTSGIKLFSKLPPAARFYVKRIEELTDIPIHIISTGPERQETIILEDSVISL; encoded by the coding sequence ATGAGAAAAAGTATTGTAGTATTGGGTGCTCAATGGGGTGATGAAGGTAAAGGCAAGATAGTCGATTTATTATCTAGGCATGCCAAGTATGTTGTACGATATCAAGGAGGAGATAATGCTGGCCATACTTTATTTTTTAATCAAAATAAGGTCGTCCTTCATGTAATTCCTTCTGGAATATTGCGGAGGGGTGTTACGGGGATAATAGGTAATGGAGTGATGTTATCGCCTCATTCTTTAATAACTGAGATAAAAGAATTAGAAAGAATAGGTATTGAGGTACGTAATCGTCTTTTTATATCTGAATCTTGTTTTCTTGTTCTTGCTTATCATGTTTCCATGGATGTAATGCGGGAAAAATTAAGTAATAGACATTCAATAGGTACTACGGGACGAGGTATAGGTCCAGCATATGAAGATAAGGTAGCTCGTCGTGCTTTACGTATTGGTGATTTGAAAAATTTACATATTTTTTCAGATAAATTAAAAGAAGTAATGGATTATTATAATTTTCAATTAGTACATTATTATAACTCAAAAAAAATTGATTACCAAAAGGTATTAGATGGTATACTTCAGATATCTGATATTTTAATTTCCATGTCAATTGATGTTGCAACTTTTTTAAATAAAGCTCGTCAAGAACAGTTATTAATTATTTTTGAAGGCGCTCAGGGTGTATTATTAGATGTTGATCATGGTACTTATCCTTATGTAACTTCTTCTAATACAGTATTAGCTGCCGCCACTCTTGGTTGTGGTTTGAATCCTTATTTTACAGATTATGTTTTAGGCGTGATAAAGGCATACACAACTCGTGTTGGTTTAGGTCCATTTCCTACTGAATTATGTGATGGTATTGGAGATTTTTTATGTGTTAATGGAAAAGAATTTGGATCTACTACTGGTCGTCGACGTAGAATAGGCTGGCTTGATGTTGTTGCTTTACGTTATGCAGTACAAGCTAATGCGTTTTCTAGTTTTTGTTTGACTAAGCTTGATGTGTTAGATGGATTAAAAGAGATAAAGATTTGTATAGCTTATCGTATGTCAGATGGTTCGGTTCTTCATAAAATGCCTTCTGCTTTTAAAAGTTGGGAAGTTATTGAACCAGTTTATGAAACTTTATCGGGTTGGCATGATAGCACTTCTGGTATTAAATTATTTAGTAAATTACCACCTGCCGCTCGTTTTTATGTAAAGCGTATTGAGGAACTAACTGATATACCGATTCATATTATTTCTACAGGTCCTGAACGTCAAGAGACTATTATTTTGGAAGATTCAGTTATTAGTCTATGA
- the miaA gene encoding tRNA (adenosine(37)-N6)-dimethylallyltransferase MiaA, whose translation MFDIVKSDLPLVIFLMGPTASGKTALALALKKRLSVEIISVDSMLIYRGMNIGTAKPVSEELVLAPHKLIDICDPSEYYSVANFYRDAFHEISNIISNGNIPLLVGGTMFYFKRLLEGLSFVPPANLEVRDNIRQKARFIGWGSLYRKLWEIDPISASKIHPNDKVRLLRALEIFWISGKTMAELTKIIYYKPLTKTHSVYQFAIYPRDVGVLYKQIEQRFYHMLDIGFEDEVNVLYSRADLNKNFSSIRSVGYRQMWSYLSGEIDYDEMVLRAIQATRQLAKHQMTWLRKWCNLHRLSNEDICFSVDKILNVIGSSSNAR comes from the coding sequence ATGTTTGATATAGTAAAATCAGATCTACCACTTGTTATTTTTTTGATGGGTCCTACTGCTTCAGGAAAAACTGCATTAGCGTTAGCCTTAAAAAAAAGATTATCTGTGGAGATTATTAGTGTGGATTCTATGCTGATATATCGCGGGATGAATATTGGTACAGCTAAGCCAGTTTCAGAAGAATTGGTATTGGCTCCACATAAATTAATAGATATTTGTGATCCGTCTGAGTATTATTCAGTTGCAAATTTTTATAGAGATGCATTTCATGAGATTTCAAATATCATTTCAAATGGTAATATACCATTGTTAGTTGGTGGAACAATGTTTTATTTTAAACGATTATTAGAAGGTTTATCTTTTGTTCCTCCAGCAAATCTTGAAGTACGTGATAATATTAGACAAAAAGCGAGATTTATAGGTTGGGGATCGTTATATAGAAAGTTATGGGAAATAGATCCAATTTCAGCAAGTAAGATTCATCCAAATGACAAAGTGAGATTGTTGCGAGCATTAGAGATATTTTGGATATCTGGTAAAACTATGGCAGAATTGACAAAGATTATTTATTACAAACCTTTAACAAAAACACATTCGGTATATCAATTTGCCATTTATCCGAGAGATGTTGGGGTATTGTATAAACAAATTGAACAGCGATTTTACCACATGCTGGATATTGGATTTGAAGATGAAGTAAATGTTTTGTATTCTAGGGCAGATTTAAATAAAAATTTCTCATCTATTCGTAGTGTAGGTTATCGTCAGATGTGGTCTTATTTATCCGGAGAAATTGATTATGATGAAATGGTGTTACGTGCTATTCAAGCCACACGTCAACTTGCTAAACATCAAATGACTTGGTTACGTAAGTGGTGCAATCTTCATCGGTTAAGTAATGAAGATATTTGTTTTTCTGTTGATAAGATATTAAATGTTATTGGCTCTTCCTCGAATGCAAGATGA
- the rlmB gene encoding 23S rRNA (guanosine(2251)-2'-O)-methyltransferase RlmB, with the protein MCEFIYGIHAIQSLLDKDPHAFLKVYITNEFSCNNNRLKILFSKLEEICLVEKVQSRYWLLKKIGFSSHQGIVAKVRRKIDFRENYLLDFLAKEDNPLILVLDCVTDPHNLGACLRCASVFGVHVVIVPRNRSSKINATVRKVACGAAEVIPLIRVTNLVRTLQLLKKKDIRVIGTVPKSDIYLHKINLIGKIALIMGSESSGIRNLTKKTCDDLVSIPMFSNGSIISLNVAVATGICLFEVTRQKNNL; encoded by the coding sequence ATGTGTGAATTTATATACGGTATTCATGCCATTCAATCTTTATTAGATAAAGATCCCCATGCTTTTTTAAAAGTTTATATTACCAATGAATTTTCTTGTAATAATAACCGTTTAAAGATTTTGTTTAGTAAACTAGAAGAGATTTGTCTTGTAGAAAAAGTACAGAGTCGTTATTGGTTGCTAAAAAAAATTGGTTTTTCTTCTCACCAAGGAATAGTTGCTAAAGTTCGTAGAAAAATTGATTTTCGTGAGAATTATTTATTAGATTTTTTAGCTAAAGAAGATAATCCATTAATTTTAGTTTTGGATTGTGTTACTGATCCTCATAATCTAGGGGCATGTTTACGTTGTGCTAGCGTTTTTGGCGTGCATGTTGTGATTGTACCTCGTAATCGTTCCTCTAAAATAAATGCTACGGTTAGAAAGGTAGCTTGTGGCGCTGCAGAAGTTATTCCTTTAATTCGTGTTACTAATTTAGTTCGTACATTGCAGTTACTTAAGAAAAAAGACATAAGAGTTATAGGTACCGTACCGAAATCTGATATTTATTTGCATAAAATTAATTTGATTGGAAAAATAGCATTAATTATGGGATCTGAAAGTAGTGGTATTAGAAATTTAACTAAAAAAACTTGTGATGATTTGGTTAGTATTCCAATGTTTTCTAATGGTTCTATTATTTCTCTTAATGTCGCTGTAGCTACAGGTATTTGTTTATTTGAGGTTACGCGACAAAAAAATAATCTTTAA